Genomic DNA from Telopea speciosissima isolate NSW1024214 ecotype Mountain lineage chromosome 2, Tspe_v1, whole genome shotgun sequence:
TCTATACCCTTGCCCAAGAATGGATGTTTGATCTGGCCAAATGATTTCTATGATCATTATCTGTTCTTTAATCCATGCAGCAGTGTTTTCCAGAGTCCCTACATGTACTAGAAGCCTTCGAAACTACtttcttttatgatgatttcACATTCAATGGAACTCTTTACATTAGTTCTACAATTCTATAAATGGTTCATGTTATGATGATTTCACATCCGATGGAACTCTTTACATTAGTTCTACAATTCTATATCCAATAACATTCCAAGAGATGATGAAAGAAATCAATGATCGGGAAAAAATCTAATTCTTTATGAATCATCAATGATTTTAAAAGTAGATAGATCGGGGAAAAATtctaattcttttattttttttcatagaaaaagTCAAGTTCAAGTTGTTATTCATTCATCAGATTTATCGGAGCAATATGAGTTTTCGGTATCTATTAAATAAATCGAAGAATTGTTATTAGGGGTAATGGTGCTTATTTAAGGGATCACAAATCTTTTTTACCAAGCCAAAACATTGAACTACACTTATTCATTGATTATTCATTAGAGctagataataaataaaaataggcTTTTTCGTTCAATTatttttgtcgattccctcatcgTGTTGGTTGAGATAATTGTTTCATCGTGGGTAACACTTTACATTAGTACTACATGTCTATATCCAACATGTCATAATAACGCATCATAATTATGCCCAAAGGTTTCATTTATGCAATCGATataaggaattttattttttttagtaatcGTGAAGGCCTATAGTTCTTGCGAACTAGAACATATTGTTTCAGTAATCAGAATCAAATCAGTTGAATCACTCGATTCCAGCTGATTCCAGTAACCCTTTTTTGAATCACCTACTATCAATGTTTACTATTCAATTTTTatcattgtttttttctttaattaataaaatactaAATCAATGGAACTTAACTCATGTAGCAATCCCCAAGTATATTGACTAAATAACCTGAAAAAATCACGGATTATAGAAAACCTTACTTCTttctaatttcaattttttgagtTTAGCTGATTCCGACCAGTAGGTGTAGACCAGTCCCATAACCAATCTTATATGCTTGAACCTTGCTACCAATGATGAGACAACTCCATTCTATTAAGGTTTCATTGATGGCAGAAAAGTCATGACCAAGGGACTTCTTTTGGCATTTCCCAATATTGCAAAAAACTTGAAGATATACCCAGAATGCTATACTTGTGAGGTTTAGCTGTCACAAGTCCGTATAATTCAAACCGATCCAAAATAATTTGTTTTAATTGCCCTTTATCTAATTCCCAATAATTCTTTAAGCAAGGGATATAAAAATGTttccaaaaataatttgaaagtgatttatttatatttcattgtcaaaagttgtcattgttttacacatttttttagtacatgattgaaaaaaaatcctctacagtgctTTAATCTTGCAGGCCTAAGAACTCAACATGTGGAAGATGAGATATCCAACAGTACCGAACTcgagaagaaattaaaaaaaagccTTGCATCAAACTTGCATCAtaggatgaagcttcttccacgtgtcaagctctcaAGCCCGCACTGTAGAGGATTTCTCGTGGTAGAAGGCGATGCAGGCAAGGTTCTCAATGCTAATGCTGGCAGTGCACAGGAGAGAGTTGATTTGGGTCAAGCCCAAGATAGGCTTGGAAGACATACACAAGAAGGCCGAGGCTGAGAACAGCATCACCCACAAACTCTTGACCCTGTTAGAAGGGGGTGTCGATGTAGGAATCAGTCAAGGCCTCCTGTAGGACAGTCTTGTCCCGAACGAGGTAGCAGAGGTCGTCTTCCACAGCTACCACCATTGACTTCCATTGCCACGGATTATAATGATGATGGAGAGATATATGAGGATGACTTATAAGCACAGGTGAAAACCCAGCAACACACCCAACCGTGGATGTATCTTTACAACAGTATGCTCCAGAGAAAACCTAGCAAAACTTTGGAGGCAAGGGAGATGCAACGTAATGGAGGAAAGAGAGTATTTGTAAGTATGGGGGGTAAAAAGAGGGAGACAGGAGATTTACGGGGGAGGAGAGCAGGGAGTTGTAGGGGGGAGGTATAAGCTCCGGTGAAAACCCAGCAACACACCCAACTGCAGATGCATCTGTACGGCAATAAGCTCAGGAGAACACCTAGCAAAACCTTGGGGGCAGGAGAGATGCAACGGAGTGGAGGAAAGCGGGTATTTGTAGGGATGGGGGCAAAAGAGGGGGGTGGGAGTTGTAGGGGAGAGGATTGGGAGCAGGATATTGCAAGGGAAGGAGATGCATTGGGCAGAGGATGGGGGAGAGAGATGCGAAggatggggaggagagaggtagaggaggaaattacaaaaaaaaaaattctccacttaaacaaagaaatatgatcaaaagcaaaaaaacagGTCAGAAAAAGATGGCTACAAACATATTTTTCCTATACTGAAATCAACATTCCAAAATGTGAAGGCTGTTGTAGAAGTCATTTGGTTGATAATTCCACATCAAAAGGGTTGCCGGATTCATCTACTATCAAGCATCAAATTTATTTTGCAATTGTCCGCAAATTGTGCAGCAGTTAAGAAGTTGAAAAACTGCAACATCTTTGTTTTGTAGTCACAGTTGAaatcctcaaaaaaaaattctgttctgCATATCCTTAATGAATCCTCAGCAGGAAGACAACACTATCAACAGACCCTGATGGGGCATGTCACCTGAAACTATCAAATACAAAATGTTTTTCGAAACTACAAAAGCATGATAAGGAACAGAAGGTTCCATATGCAATAATTCCCCTAGTAGAGAATAAATAATACCAAATCTCCTCTTTGCACATTTCAGCGATTGATAGGAGTGTGCATCCGCTCAACAATCCTATTAACGGCACCACGTGTCATCACCAGAGTGTCATGCAACAATATGCTGTACACGTTCAACCCCTGTACATCGTATCAATGAGAAATCCCAAAAAGCTCAGATGGACCTTATCTATCAATTACAAATCATTAATGAGCAAACTGAAAGGGCTGTGTTGGCCAACAGAAAACAATTTTCAGATATTTGtggattctttcttttctggcttaccAAAATATCTCGGTGTATAGGGTattaaccaaaaaatgaaatcatTTCCATTTGTCATTTACCTATGGATAATGGATTAAATGAAAGAATATTTCATTCAGAACCAATCAACTCTTGCCCTGGAAATAAGTGAAGAGACTGCTATGCCAACTTACAATTGAAGGGAGTACGTTAACATAGTGAAGATTCTGTGTGGATAACTTAAGCTTCTCATTGATTGGACCATCATCCACCAGCAAAAGTTTCTTTGTGCTCTCCATTTGCGAGACATAATTCACAATGTTCTTGGTCTTGTGGGTGGGCACctccaaatcttcaaaaatcaCAAGCTGTTCAACAGTATAATTTCTTTTGTCAGATTCATGACTGAGATTGATCCAATGCAATCATTATTGACCAACAGTAGCTGTAGATGCATAAAGGAAAACACTATAGGAGTTATGTTTATGATAATGAGGAATAAGAACCGTAGCTAAAGACTCAGCAGAGAATCGGATATTATTGAAGTTAGTATTAAACTTTCCAACAATATTCTCAGTTTACTCTTCTACAAGAGGAGACAAAGACACCGGTTAAATAATACTATAGAGTGGAGCAAACTAATGATACAGAAATTAAAATGGACTGTGTATGCCCAAgataaactaaaacaaaaattttggCAAGTaacaaagtaaaatttaataatggAATACAAAAACAACTTCTTTTGATGGGACTATACTGAAGGAAGAGGACCCAAGAACAGATCGTTCCTAGAAACCCCTTACCTAGCCGAGGAATCAGCTAAAGAGTTAGCTGAACCAAGTTTACAACAAGAACTTAAGAATAAAATATAAAGATGCAGTAGCACTAGCCTGGCTAGACAAACAAAACCTGTTTGGAAGCCCAGACTGAAGAAAACAGGCCCATTGAGTCAAAAAGGGACAAAGGGGTTAATAGGTAATTAGTTGAGGTTAATGTTTTAAACTGAAATTTATTATCATAGGTCAGTTTTAGCTATCAATAGTTGCTGATTAGGAGTTTTAGTTTCAGTCGGTCATTTAATTTAAGTGTGTGAGTAGGAATCCTATAAAGAGTTATAATCTGCCTTTGACCTATATATGCATGTAATCCCCAATTGAAAGAACAATTTCAGAGTGCATACTGCATACTTGCAGGTCGAcagcttctcttctttctctctcactgcTAGAATCAGATTTTAATCCCTCTTCTTCAGGTGTGATTTCCCCTttccttcttcaattctttaatttttctgcTTTCTCTTTTCTATCTTCTGATTTCAACACCTGCCGGATAATATCTATTGATTTCTGGGCTTAAAACAGAGAATAACCTTCCACTCATTGCAAGTCCAGACTACTTCAGTTTTCTGGGGTTCTCAGTTGCAAACACATATCACATCTCATACGAACTGAGAAAACCGATATATTCTGGGGACTGATAGAGTTGACTGATAAGCACTCTCAACCAGAATTTGGGAGCTAATTGATCAGTCATCTTTAAGATATAAAATTTCATGCAAGCTGGGCTGTTCCCCTATTTCCGATTCTTAGTTTCTGtgttttaatttgttagttATCTATTTCCAGACTTGCCCTTCTGATCAATTTGCCATATTTAGTTTTCCAAATCCTCTATTACATTTGCCCTATTCTTTTACCTTGTTTCCGCCTCTGTCCATTTCAATCTCTAATTGATCTTGGCCTAGTTGTGGTTGGTACTTTTGACTCCTTCTCTAGATCTCTGACCACACAATATAGATGATGGATACTTAGATATGTCAAAGTGTGATAGCTGGAACTGTTCCAAACTGAAAGCTGGACTCTGATAACAGAATTAAATTATGCATTGAACCAAACGCAAAGAGATGCAGTTCAGAGGAACATGAAGGCCAGCAACAACCAGGCCATTGGACTCTGGACCAATAGTGGATCAATATGTTTTATTTGTGTGTCCAATATATGGCCCATGGGCTTagtattttttaagttttctattgtaatgggccaattctataagcccaaatattagggatttaaggcTAATATGGGATTAGTgttggtttctattttaataAGTTGTATTCTCTATTTTAGTAGTGCATCTAAAAGGCTGGACAAGTATCCTAGTGTCTATTTTGTTAAGTTCTAGACGAGTttccattttttaagaaaatttagGTTATAAGGAATTCTTTCCTCCATACATGGgggggtttcctattttgcttatttcattgaagttataaataaagagtagggGATCACACTACCCAACGATTTGAGAAAAAAGATTAGCCATGAGCTTGTGAGTTTTGTGAGAGACAACGCATGATTCTGTGGGATTCAGAACTGCTCTACTATGGGGTGCAGTAGGGAAACCTCGGTGGGATGCCAAGACTGCAGTTGGTGGGATACCTTCTCCACAGTTAGTTGGAAGGCCTAACatatcctttcttctcttcttctatcttcttctttttcttccattaaaagGTCAGATTCTGCTCCAGTCTTGCATGCTATTCTATCCACAAACTGTATTTTGAGTTGCTTCTTAATCCGCCATTTCTTGAAATCTCACTTCTGATTCAAAATCATGGTGTAACGTACATCCCTCCCTGTTTTTTGGCAGTGTAGTTGATTCGACGACATCCCATTGATCCCTCAAACTGTTGGTAGTTCACTGTCTTCTAAAAGACCCGTGGCAGTACCTTATTAGATTGGTTTTTAATTCTGTCcggttactttctattttctatacCCACCTACTAATTTGTTTCTTAGTTGCTATTTCCATTCCCTTACCAAATATTTTGTTTATGCTTGCTATTTCTTCACCTTAGTTGCTGTTTTCTGCTGTTTCTAACCTTAAGTTTCTAAATTTTAGCCACTTTTTCTTTTCACAACTACTTGATATCTTCCCATCTAGCCGTCGGATTCATTTCTAATTTTTGAAACAcattccacacatctaaaaggCTTTGAGACCAGAGTTACAATGAGATCTAATCACTCTTTGACCAGGTTGTTGATACTCTATTGGAGCATTATTGAGAGACCTTCTGTTCTAGATCTTGCAGGCTATTGGTTCCCAGCCTTCGGGTAATTAGATAACCATTATTAGTCCACAATTCTCATGTTCTTTAGTGGCAAAATAGTGAATGTGTTCAATCCAACATCCCACCCATGACATTCGATCTCCAACACaataatttgaaacaaaaataaaacacaataCGTGTAGTGGGACAAATTCCTTCTCAAACTCTGGAAGTTACCAAATCCACATTACCATTGGTCTTCAGGTGAAATTTCTATGAACGAGTTTTTCTAAAATCATGGGAAATATTTCTGTATATTTCAATCAAATATGCCAAACAATTGTGCtcacatgtgtgtgtgtgtgtgaggggagagagagagagagagagggagacttGCCTTTCCTTCGGCCGTCCGAGCTGACAAAGCAATTTTAAGTCCTAAGCGCCGTACCTTCTTTTGAAGCTTGATTGCATGACTTCGTGGCTTCGGGCCATGCATGGTAGCACCATGTCTAAACTGTCAAAATAGTTCCTCATCAATTTCATAAACAGATACTGTAACATCTAGAGCAAAGCAGTAGTAAGGAATCAAGAAGCCATCTGTAGTATTAAAACTTACCTGTGGCCCACGCAATGTCCCATGCCTTGCTCGCCCTGTGCCCTTTTGTCGATATGGTTTTTTCCCAGTCCCACTGACTTCACTGAGAGTTTTTGTTGAATGTGTTCCCTGTTTGTAGTTTGTATAgcacataaattaaaatataacaTTTGCAAGCACAACCTTTACAGAGCTAACAAAGAAGGATAGCTTAGCTTAGCACTGCTCAAACAAAGATACATATAATATATCGATGTGAAGACTATAAATCTTCAAAATGAATTAGAATATTGCTAGGTTAAACACGAATACTCTatttaaattatgggagagggtatCCTACAAGGGCAGTGTACGAAGGCATCTGCACACTACAACCAACGAGAGGTTGGAcaatggtatcatccatatggagcccacatggtcagaataggagagagaaatgtcagtgtgggtcccactgtttattatgtgaggaggGTATAAAGGAATCTGTACAAGGGCAGTGTAGCATTTTAACTCAAAGCGTATAACCAAGTAACTGGCTAGATAAACCAAGTATATACAGAGTACAGTGAAGAAGGGAAATAGAAAAGCATATCTATCATGTGagcatgaaaagaaaaatatagtgCCTTCAGAGAATTCTTATGTTTGTTTTAAAGGGGCAGAGAATTCAAGAATTAAATCAAATAACATAGAAATATAGTACTTTCTCTGCCGAAGCCAACAACATTTGGCGCTATACTATTGACAAGCATAGCCACATAAGTAGTTCAACCAGTCTCTAATACATTAAACCCAAAGGACTTCAGTAagataattttatagggcttcCATAGGATCATACAGTTTTGGTAtgaaatcataaaaaatatatagtaCCTGCTGTCGCTTTGCAAGTTGCCACCGTACTACACGGTGAACAATATCTTTCCTGATAGGTACATCAAAAACGTCACCAGCTAAAACCATGAAGCCTTTGTCTTCATTAAGAAAATTTGTCACCGGTATTACAAGGTCCTCATAGCATCCTACAGCATCAACAAACATATTAATAAGGTGGCTAAGTAAAATAAGtctatcaatatcaatatctaTATCATCCACCTATTTATCCATATAATAAATGCTCCAATCTTGAATCATCATAGTTTGCTACCTGGAAAATATAGGATAcaagaaaactgaaaaaattGAGCCAAATAATAAGACCACCATTAATTTATATCAAATACAAAATTGAAAAACATTTCCATATGCTTGACACTTGAAAGCGAAGGGTGACAATATGCATTgcaaaataggaaaagagaagCATGCAACGGACCATAAAAGATCAGCATGAGAAGGGGGGATTTATATTCCGAGATATAATCATTCATAATGTAATGTCATACTGATTTAGAAGGTTAAAACAGTACTAAACAGAATAAAAAACAGAGAACAAAATTGCAGCAATAGGAGAAAACTTGCCAGATCAGGTGAAAACTCAGGTCGAGTTCTCCTTTTAGGGGGTGATCTTTGCTGAAACTTTCAGATTGATCCGACGATCAGATCTGAATTTATGGGGTATTCCTAAGTGACACTAGGAGATGGGCAGATCTGTCAAACTAAAGTTCAGACTAATGAATGATCAGACTGCAGAAAAATAAACTCAATTAAAAGTTGAAGTTATGAAGTGAAAAACAGATGAAACAGATCACTAGACAGTGAGTATCGATTCAGCATTCAAAACCGTAGAACTAATCCTACAAAAAGTAGGACTTCACCCAACAGCCAACAAATTTAAAGTCTGAAAACCGAATATGAAAGCTAACAGTATCGATTAAGGAATTCAGTGATCAGAATGTAAATCAAGCAAGAAACTCACCTTCAAATCAAAGTCCTAGTGATGATAGGAAGGAAACCGCGGGGAATTTTAATGGCCAGATCAACGGGTGAGCCCCAGCAAGGAAACCAAAACTCAACAGGGACGCCAGCAGTAAATCAGCTCAACCACCAGGGGAGAGTGGTCTACAATCAGTAGCAAGAAAAGTTTGGTCGTAGATCACTAACGCACAacggtgctctacgatcagcttACTAATAATTGGGCACAGAAGCCTTGTCTTTGTTGTTCTGGCGCACTTCTGGAGTTGCTTGGTTGAGTAAGGCAGTGCAAGAGTTCCATTATATTCCAGTTTTAGAGTTAGAATAGGAGTCTTTTGATCTCTTTTATTTATACCCTATAACCACAATAGCGttttcagatttgaagaatgatgAATTGAGTGTTTATGGTTGAAGCCAACTGAAACAATCGCATGGTTAGGTGGTTCTGTGAGTTGATGTAAGACCAAGTCACAGTGACCTAGACCCAAGTAGGATCTCAATAATTATACCCAACAGGTTCTAAGTTCAGACTTACAGTCAATAATagaaaccaaaatcagatcAGTTAGGAGACCCGATCAGGTTACAGTCAACCAGAAAAATTGAAATCTCAGAATTAATGGACGTAACCAATGGATGGGCCTAACCTCGTAACCATAGAGAGGTCCAATAGAGAGGATGAATCTCTGGAAAATTATAGACCAAACTAATGGTCAGATGTGGAAATATCAATAGgtcaccaaattagaaactaagacATGAAAATAGCAGCTTAGTGTATAGATCAAACCAGCCGTTGGATCTCTAATTAATCAACAATGAAGGAAGTTATACATGAGGGAACTTCAGCCTCCAAATATCATCAACAACTGATGGATGGGTCTGGAGAACAGAAAGGTTGAAGTTGCTGCAATAAAACACAGGTCTACAAAACCGCAGGTGATTTGAAACCTTCTCtaatcagcaacaatggcagcagtaAATGGGTACTCTTCTGTTCAACCAATGGGGAATctcagcagtagtagtagccCTTGGTTGATCTAGGTTATGCAAAAAAATCTCAGAAcagtaaaatagaaacaaggaatTGATGGGGAAGAAGGATAGGGTGGCTATTtcagctgttgaaacaaagATCTTTCTCAGATCTCAAGCAAGGCTAGCAAGCAAATTGCAAattcattgattttttaaaaCTGTTCAACATTACAACTGATGGCCCTTTTATATAGATTGGCCAGGCttctaaaaaatagaaagttgaaatttagaaacttacatccaaaaaggaaagaacacaaaattggaaagtactcaaaataggaaactactTGCTTCAAGGACTTGCTAAAAACTAACTTGCTTGCTGCTTGCTTGCTGATTCCAGAAGCTGTAGCTGATCCACCCCCCCCTCCTTGCTGCTGACTTGGTTTCTAAATAAGACAAAATAGAGGACAGATTTGATCTTcaacttgggtcttctagaaggaTTCCCACGAAGGCAATATGGCTGACACTGTTCACGTCAACAGTACCACATGAACGGTAACTCgagtactgttcacatgaacagtaactcgCGAATAATaactttgttttgaatttgattttggtccttctcttcttcatgcttcgatctacatcatgAGTTGCTTTCAGACGAGAGGTTTGTTGAAATATGTGGTTATAGGGGCAGAGAGGTCTTTATACTTggttttatttatgttctttggTATGTCGGTTTATGTAAGGGCATATTTGTCCTTTTAAGTGTTTAGActtgattataaataaattaGGAGCAGACCTGCGACAGATCATTCTATTCTGTCCGCAGGTCCTCTCCCTTCTGGGGATTTGCGTGCTTcactttctcctctcttcttctttctcttcttcttctctctctcaatactCTGGTCTGATTATAATCGATAAGAACAAGCACCCAGGGCAATAATCGATTCTGAAGTAAGGAAGAAGACAGCAGCAAACAAAACCAGCAATAACTGATAATTATAACTATAAAGTATCATCCTAATGGATCTTTTGAGCGGCTAAAGACCCGCCTGGTTGCTAAGGGGTACACCCAAACCTATGGTGTTGAatattttgagaccttctctcctgtgGCTAGGCTGGATTCTATTCAGCTCATTATTTCTATggctgtgaattttgattggcccttgTACCAGATGGACAtcaaaaatgcttttctttatggtgacttactcgaagaggtctatatggagcaacctcccgggtatgttgctcagggggagaatagtagACGTGTGTGTAGGCTGCAaggccatttatgggctgaaacagtctccccgaGCATGGTTCGAGAAGTTTAGTTCCATTGTgactggttttggtttttctcagTGCTTCTTAGaccattctgtgtttgttcgccgctaaggagagaaattggttgttcttgttgtttatgttgatgacatcattgtGTGAGGAAATGATGAGAATGGGATCAAGGAGGTGAAAAATTACTTACAGCAGCATTTccaaactaaagatttgggccAGATTCACTACTTCCTTGGATTGAGGTTATCAGAAGTAAAAAGGGAATCAACCtgtcccaaaggaaatatgtgtTAGACCTCTTGACCGAAACTGGTATGCTTACAGCAAAACCAATagatattcctatggatcctaatcacACGTTTGGCTCTAATGATGGTGAGGGCCTTAAGGATGTTCATTCCTACAGAAGCTTAATTGGAAAGTTGCTATATCTGACAGTCGCTAGACCAAATATTTCTTATGTTGTTTGGGTTCTCAGCCAGTTCATGCAATCCCCTTGTAAGTCTCACTGGGATGCAGCCATTCAGGTTCTTCGATATTTGAAGGAAGCCCCTGGGAAGGGGCTGATTTATCATCCAAATAAACATATGGAGCTTGTTGCCTACTCTGAcgcagattgggcaggttcgGCTAGTGACCGTCGATCTACTACAGGGTATTCTACGtctgttggaggaaatctagttacgtggcgaagcaagaaacagaccacaATTGCcagatccagtgctgaagcagagtatagAGCCATGGCCCATACCACAgcagagttgatgtggattaGGTCTCTCCTACTTGAGATGTGGTTTCTAGTTCCAactcctatgaagatgttttgtgacaaccaggcagccatctatattgctagtaatccggtctttcatgagaggactaagcatatagaggtggattgtcactttgttcacAGCACCGTCTTGAAGAAAATGGTTGAGACACCATTTGTCTCTTTATCTGATCAgattgctgatgtgttcacaaagtcctTATTTGCTTCTGGTTTTCCGTCTTgatgtaacaagctgagcataggtgatatatatgctccagcttgaggggagtgttgaaaCATGTGGTTATAGGGGCAGAGAGGTCTTTATACTTggttttatttatgttctttggTATGTCGGTTTATGTAAGGGCATATTTGTCCTTTTTAATCTTTAGActtgattataaataaattaGGAGCAGACCTGAGACAGATCATTCTATTCTGTCCGCAGGTCCTCTCCCTTCTGGGGATTTGCGTGCTTcactttctcctctcttcttctttctcttttgcttcTCTCTCCCAATACTCTGGTCTGATTATAAGATTCTGGTTTTATAACAagg
This window encodes:
- the LOC122651782 gene encoding 50S ribosomal protein L4, producing the protein MAFSLSRKLLRSLGSLSAFKCCEFSKAMIDRSFQASSGLFGSVAVLSALESSTFFKGGQSFLHGRGFCTSILTPHASEGAFPPEFLSNKTVLTPDRTPGCYEDLVIPVTNFLNEDKGFMVLAGDVFDVPIRKDIVHRVVRWQLAKRQQGTHSTKTLSEVSGTGKKPYRQKGTGRARHGTLRGPQFRHGATMHGPKPRSHAIKLQKKVRRLGLKIALSARTAEGKLVIFEDLEVPTHKTKNIVNYVSQMESTKKLLLVDDGPINEKLKLSTQNLHYVNVLPSIGLNVYSILLHDTLVMTRGAVNRIVERMHTPINR